In one Ornithinimicrobium pratense genomic region, the following are encoded:
- the paaB gene encoding 1,2-phenylacetyl-CoA epoxidase subunit PaaB, which produces MSTTWPLWEVFVRSRRGLNHVHAGSLHAPDAQMALRNARDLYTRRQEGVSIWVVASADITASSPEEKDSFFDPAADKVYRHPTFYDVPEDVEYL; this is translated from the coding sequence ATGAGCACCACCTGGCCGCTGTGGGAGGTCTTCGTCCGGAGCCGGCGCGGGCTCAACCACGTGCACGCGGGGTCGCTGCACGCCCCGGACGCCCAGATGGCGCTGCGCAACGCGCGCGACCTCTACACCCGCCGCCAGGAGGGGGTGTCCATCTGGGTCGTGGCCTCAGCCGACATCACTGCCTCCAGCCCCGAGGAGAAGGACAGCTTCTTTGACCCCGCGGCGGACAAGGTCTACCGGCACCCCACCTTCTACGACGTGCCCGAGGACGTGGAGTACCTATGA
- the paaC gene encoding 1,2-phenylacetyl-CoA epoxidase subunit PaaC, which produces MNEVTTRPPIAGERADVGGVRGASPAQLHTAYLLSLGDDALIYAQRLGEWLTHAPQIEEDMALGNVGLDLLGQARTLLTRAGEVEGEGRDEDALAMLRDERSFRNVQLVEQPRGDFAYEMARMLWFASYQCELYSRLVDSADEVLAGIAEKAVKEVDYHRDHAAQWVLRLGDGTELSHGRMQVALEAVHPYVGELGEDYPAAVWASEQGIGVLPSELTEAVNSVVAQVVSQATLAMPEPPRWHARGGREGVHSEAMGYLLAEMQHIARSHPGATW; this is translated from the coding sequence ATGAACGAGGTCACGACCCGGCCGCCGATCGCCGGTGAACGCGCCGATGTCGGGGGGGTGCGCGGCGCCTCCCCCGCCCAGCTGCACACGGCTTACCTGCTCTCCCTGGGCGACGACGCGCTGATCTACGCCCAGCGTCTCGGGGAGTGGCTCACCCATGCCCCGCAGATCGAGGAGGACATGGCCCTGGGCAACGTCGGTCTGGACCTGCTCGGGCAGGCCCGGACGCTGCTGACCCGGGCCGGTGAGGTCGAGGGCGAGGGCCGTGATGAGGACGCGCTGGCGATGCTGCGCGACGAGCGCAGCTTTCGCAACGTGCAGCTGGTGGAGCAGCCCCGTGGTGATTTCGCCTACGAGATGGCACGGATGCTGTGGTTCGCCTCCTACCAGTGCGAGCTCTACTCCAGGCTGGTGGACTCGGCCGACGAGGTGCTGGCCGGGATCGCCGAGAAGGCGGTCAAGGAGGTTGACTACCACCGCGACCACGCGGCCCAGTGGGTGCTGCGCCTGGGTGACGGCACCGAGCTGAGCCACGGGCGCATGCAGGTCGCGCTGGAGGCGGTGCACCCCTACGTAGGCGAGCTCGGCGAGGACTACCCCGCGGCCGTCTGGGCCAGCGAGCAGGGCATCGGCGTCTTGCCCTCGGAGCTGACCGAGGCGGTCAACTCGGTCGTCGCGCAGGTGGTCTCCCAGGCGACCCTGGCCATGCCCGAGCCCCCGCGCTGGCACGCCCGAGGCGGCCGGGAGGGGGTGCACTCCGAGGCGATGGGCTACCTGCTCGCGGAGATGCAGCACATCGCCCGCAGCCACCCCGGCGCCACCTGGTGA
- the paaD gene encoding 1,2-phenylacetyl-CoA epoxidase subunit PaaD, with product MDVEQAPRVAVTDRLAQVQAALKAVPDPEIPVITIHQLGVIREIERDGEGLRVTITPTYSGCPAMRVMEEDIRRVCAQAGVPVEIVTRLSPAWTTDWMSEEGREALRRFGIAPPTGQKAHGPVPVGLSVRQVTCPLCGSEHTEEISRFGSTACKALRRCLSCREPFDEFKTI from the coding sequence ATGGACGTGGAGCAGGCACCGCGCGTCGCCGTCACCGACCGGCTGGCGCAGGTCCAGGCGGCGTTGAAGGCGGTGCCGGACCCCGAGATTCCCGTCATCACCATCCATCAGCTCGGGGTCATCCGCGAGATCGAGCGGGACGGAGAGGGCCTGCGCGTCACCATCACCCCCACCTACTCCGGATGCCCGGCCATGCGGGTGATGGAGGAGGACATCCGCCGCGTCTGCGCCCAGGCCGGCGTCCCGGTCGAGATCGTCACCCGCCTCTCGCCCGCCTGGACCACCGACTGGATGAGCGAGGAGGGCCGGGAGGCCCTGCGCCGCTTCGGCATCGCCCCACCCACCGGTCAGAAGGCACACGGGCCGGTGCCGGTTGGGCTCTCCGTCCGGCAGGTCACCTGCCCGCTCTGCGGCTCGGAGCACACCGAGGAGATCTCCCGCTTCGGGTCCACGGCCTGCAAGGCCCTGCGGCGCTGTCTGTCTTGCCGCGAGCCGTTCGATGAGTTCAAGACGATCTAG